From one Nitrospira sp. MA-1 genomic stretch:
- a CDS encoding glucose-6-phosphate dehydrogenase, giving the protein MYEHLIIFGATGDVTKRFVFPALAHVFANRGLPREHRITGVGRRDWTTPHFQEHVSELLDNHESSSPPRSREGFLESLDYARVQDISDPRQIQAIFSQQAGSTLLYLGLPPQMFPSVLETFRHVTLPPESRVIIEKPFGLSYAQSMELNGLLHQKFPEGMVFRIDHFLGKPVVDTILGLRFANPVFTPLWNRHHIKKIEVIWDETLALEGRADYYDHAGALKDMIQNHLLQLMAVLALGPLESMWSPEFRDKRVELFKAIRKPSKPEIRAQTVRARYESGEIGGVRIPGYAENRGVVSERNTETFAQVTLWVDNERWQGVPFVLRSGKALGRDRQEILVHFKGGQRSTESLLSEEGGNILRINLGSEKVNLGIFTIHEPGGITPEPMRVDDPVSPEHLSPYERLFLEAMSDNLRLFVRNDEVEEMWSIMQPIADAWAENLVPLQIYRAGSYGPSMGDQGEVAESRESKKSRTKEESPARDPSSSYL; this is encoded by the coding sequence ATGTATGAACATCTGATTATTTTTGGAGCCACAGGGGACGTCACGAAGCGGTTTGTTTTTCCTGCTTTGGCTCACGTGTTCGCCAACCGGGGTCTTCCCAGGGAGCATAGAATCACGGGAGTAGGACGACGAGATTGGACGACTCCTCATTTTCAGGAGCATGTCTCCGAATTGCTCGATAACCATGAATCTTCATCACCCCCAAGATCCCGGGAAGGATTCTTGGAATCTTTGGACTATGCACGTGTACAGGATATTTCCGACCCTCGACAGATTCAGGCCATCTTTAGCCAGCAGGCAGGGTCAACGCTCCTCTATTTAGGGTTACCGCCACAGATGTTTCCGTCGGTGTTGGAAACATTTCGACACGTGACGTTACCGCCGGAATCCCGTGTCATCATCGAAAAACCGTTCGGGTTAAGCTATGCCCAATCAATGGAACTGAACGGACTTCTGCATCAGAAATTCCCTGAAGGCATGGTATTTCGTATTGACCATTTTTTAGGAAAGCCGGTGGTGGACACCATTCTCGGTCTCCGGTTTGCCAATCCTGTGTTCACCCCTCTCTGGAACCGTCATCACATCAAAAAGATCGAGGTGATCTGGGACGAGACGTTGGCGCTGGAAGGGCGTGCAGACTATTATGATCACGCCGGAGCGCTGAAGGATATGATCCAAAATCATCTCCTTCAGTTGATGGCTGTCCTGGCGCTGGGACCATTGGAGTCCATGTGGTCTCCTGAATTTCGGGATAAAAGAGTCGAATTGTTCAAGGCTATTAGAAAACCCTCAAAGCCTGAAATCCGAGCCCAGACCGTACGGGCTCGTTACGAGTCCGGGGAGATAGGTGGTGTGCGGATTCCCGGCTATGCAGAAAACAGGGGAGTGGTTTCAGAGCGAAACACTGAAACCTTTGCTCAAGTGACCTTGTGGGTCGATAATGAACGATGGCAGGGGGTGCCTTTTGTGTTACGTTCGGGAAAAGCCCTGGGTCGGGACCGACAGGAAATTCTGGTGCATTTCAAGGGTGGACAGAGAAGTACCGAATCCCTTCTTTCTGAAGAAGGCGGCAATATCTTGCGAATAAATCTCGGGAGCGAAAAAGTGAACCTTGGAATATTTACCATCCATGAACCCGGAGGAATTACACCTGAACCAATGAGGGTGGACGACCCAGTGTCGCCTGAACATCTTTCCCCCTATGAACGGCTGTTTCTCGAAGCCATGTCCGACAATTTGCGACTTTTTGTGCGAAATGACGAGGTAGAAGAGATGTGGAGCATCATGCAGCCCATTGCCGATGCGTGGGCCGAAAACCTCGTGCCCCTGCAAATTTACCGGGCTGGATCCTATGGTCCATCTATGGGAGATCAAGGCGAGGTTGCAGAGTCCAGAGAGTCCAAAAAGTCTCGAACGAAGGAGGAATCTCCTGCCCGCGACCCATCCTCCTCATATCTCTAG
- a CDS encoding MgtC/SapB family protein: protein MDGLIDLNWHQVWSHLYHLLIAFLLAVPLGWDREHESRGAGLRTFPLVAVGSCAYMLTGINVLNSTDAEARVIYGILTGIGFIGGGAILKERGNVAGTATAASIWNTGAIGMAVAWDRYEIALVLSVLNFLTFRFMPLLKNK from the coding sequence ATGGATGGATTAATCGATCTGAACTGGCATCAGGTCTGGTCGCATTTGTATCATCTGCTCATTGCCTTTCTTTTGGCCGTTCCTCTCGGTTGGGATCGGGAACATGAATCGCGCGGTGCCGGGCTCCGCACCTTCCCTTTGGTTGCAGTCGGGTCTTGCGCGTATATGCTGACAGGGATCAATGTGCTGAATTCCACCGATGCCGAAGCTCGTGTCATATACGGCATCTTAACCGGAATTGGATTTATTGGCGGAGGGGCCATCCTCAAAGAGAGAGGAAATGTGGCCGGGACTGCCACTGCGGCGAGCATTTGGAATACCGGAGCCATCGGTATGGCCGTGGCCTGGGACCGTTACGAAATTGCCCTGGTGCTAAGCGTGTTGAATTTTTTAACATTCCGGTTCATGCCGTTGTTGAAAAACAAGTAA
- a CDS encoding mechanosensitive ion channel family protein, which translates to MEPLNIILNSLREMGSQALAHLPNVISAIVILALTWLSTKALETLLTRLLSRFGIRESLLELLQKLVYIGIWIVGILIAAIIIFPSLTPGKILTGLGLGSIAIGFAFKDIFENFLAGILILLREPFQLGDVIECEDLEGFVEEITIRDTHIRQTDGQRVVIPNSVLFKNPVIVRTDRDLRRVTIMCGIAYGEDVNAGRDVIRRALEGLDTVNQEKDIQVFAQGFGASSIDFEVTWWTGSRPVDIRKSKDKVVAAVKQSLDSAGIEIPFPYRTLTFKEPLETLITRHRKGQDVPHDR; encoded by the coding sequence ATGGAACCCCTCAACATTATATTGAACAGTCTTCGGGAAATGGGAAGCCAGGCATTGGCTCACCTTCCGAATGTGATTTCAGCTATCGTGATCCTTGCGTTGACCTGGTTAAGCACCAAGGCTTTGGAAACCCTATTGACCCGACTGCTTTCTCGGTTTGGCATACGGGAATCTCTTCTGGAATTACTTCAGAAACTCGTGTACATCGGCATTTGGATAGTCGGAATATTGATTGCGGCCATTATTATCTTTCCCAGCTTAACGCCGGGGAAAATTCTCACAGGATTGGGGTTGGGATCCATAGCCATTGGATTTGCCTTCAAGGATATTTTTGAAAATTTCCTGGCCGGCATCTTGATCCTCCTTCGCGAGCCGTTTCAATTGGGGGATGTCATTGAATGCGAGGACCTGGAAGGGTTTGTAGAAGAAATCACCATTCGAGATACCCATATCCGTCAAACGGACGGCCAACGAGTAGTTATTCCCAACAGCGTGCTGTTTAAAAATCCGGTCATCGTGCGGACAGACCGGGATTTGCGCCGGGTCACCATCATGTGCGGCATCGCCTATGGAGAGGATGTCAATGCTGGACGCGATGTAATCCGGCGCGCATTAGAAGGATTGGACACGGTCAATCAGGAGAAAGACATACAAGTCTTTGCCCAGGGTTTTGGGGCCAGTAGCATTGACTTCGAGGTGACCTGGTGGACTGGGTCCCGCCCGGTGGACATCAGAAAATCCAAGGACAAGGTTGTGGCTGCGGTGAAACAGTCCTTAGATTCCGCCGGGATTGAGATCCCATTCCCTTATCGCACATTAACATTTAAAGAACCATTGGAGACCTTGATCACACGCCACCGGAAAGGACAGGACGTGCCGCATGATAGGTGA
- a CDS encoding AI-2E family transporter codes for MPLPTPSTTRRKLSRNLHLWEVVAIRELCLLGVVVWFLWLCLQLQAILVPVLIGLGLAYLADPTLDYVEQAWRLPRWVAVAFMAMIMCLLFSGLVLWIGPLLVDQLRHFFEKVPTYLSILANRYEVDLEDISRRLYEVSTNIKSNPFATLKTFFSGTGQVFYFTNIIIGTLGSFLFSLSLIVIYFFFFAWSFPSIQKTFWRLLESQGDPRWEKLLTEMDVAIGEFFRGRLLIALIMSGMFGGGWYLVGMPYWVLLGFCAGVLSLIPYAATLMWPIALLLKYLDMSMGPSSIDDYWMQVLVWPSAVYLGVQFIEGWVLTPWIQSQSTDLSAATILLVVLIGGALGGVLGLILAIPFAACLKILAKELIIPRLQSGDITEVHGKIITPQSSGLT; via the coding sequence ATGCCATTGCCGACTCCCTCCACGACCAGAAGAAAACTTTCCAGAAATCTGCATCTCTGGGAAGTCGTGGCCATTCGTGAATTGTGTTTACTCGGAGTGGTTGTGTGGTTCCTCTGGTTATGCTTGCAATTACAGGCCATTCTTGTTCCGGTTTTGATTGGTCTGGGTTTGGCCTATCTGGCTGACCCCACACTGGATTACGTGGAACAGGCCTGGAGGTTGCCGCGGTGGGTCGCCGTGGCCTTCATGGCCATGATTATGTGCCTGCTGTTCAGTGGCCTCGTTCTGTGGATAGGACCACTTCTTGTCGATCAACTACGGCATTTCTTTGAAAAAGTCCCGACATATCTTTCCATTTTGGCCAACCGGTATGAGGTGGACCTCGAGGACATTTCCCGCAGGCTTTATGAAGTTTCCACCAATATTAAGAGTAATCCCTTCGCTACGCTGAAAACATTTTTCTCAGGAACCGGGCAGGTGTTTTATTTTACAAATATCATAATCGGGACACTGGGTTCTTTTCTATTTTCCCTTTCATTAATCGTCATTTACTTTTTCTTTTTTGCCTGGAGTTTTCCCTCCATCCAGAAAACTTTTTGGCGTTTGCTCGAATCTCAAGGCGATCCCCGCTGGGAAAAGCTGCTGACAGAAATGGACGTGGCTATAGGAGAATTTTTCAGAGGACGATTGCTCATTGCATTGATTATGAGCGGGATGTTTGGAGGTGGCTGGTACCTGGTGGGAATGCCCTATTGGGTTCTCCTGGGATTTTGCGCAGGCGTGTTGAGCCTGATTCCCTATGCCGCCACCCTGATGTGGCCTATTGCTCTCCTGTTGAAATATTTAGATATGTCCATGGGGCCTTCCTCTATCGACGATTATTGGATGCAAGTCCTGGTCTGGCCCAGCGCAGTTTATCTGGGTGTTCAATTCATTGAGGGTTGGGTTCTCACGCCCTGGATTCAAAGTCAGTCCACCGACCTCAGTGCCGCAACGATTCTGCTCGTCGTCTTAATCGGCGGAGCTCTAGGGGGAGTGTTAGGCCTCATTCTGGCCATCCCCTTTGCGGCCTGTTTGAAAATCCTGGCGAAGGAGTTAATTATTCCCCGCCTTCAGTCGGGAGATATTACGGAAGTGCATGGAAAAATTATTACCCCTCAATCCTCAGGTCTGACCTGA
- a CDS encoding DUF1328 domain-containing protein: MLKWAAIFFVIALIAGGFGFSGIAEGAAGIAQVLFYIFLAICVVMVLIGVFVAKKIT; encoded by the coding sequence ATATTAAAATGGGCGGCAATTTTCTTTGTCATTGCGCTCATCGCGGGTGGATTTGGGTTTTCAGGGATTGCTGAGGGAGCTGCGGGAATCGCACAGGTATTATTTTACATTTTTCTCGCAATCTGCGTTGTCATGGTGCTGATCGGAGTATTTGTGGCCAAAAAAATTACATGA
- a CDS encoding response regulator — protein sequence MSKLLIIDPDSDSQKTLERLCDGYGVESVIAGNLSDGICLYTQGSIDCIVIDLFLEQKSGFSFIAEITSQDSHPLIIATFSAACAPKFNIRRFAHLLGASYAFEKPLNPRLFLQAIGDLVSYIRIERDKGY from the coding sequence ATGAGTAAACTACTTATTATCGACCCCGATTCGGATTCACAAAAGACATTGGAACGTCTCTGTGATGGGTATGGAGTAGAGAGTGTCATTGCGGGAAATCTTTCAGACGGCATTTGTCTCTATACCCAAGGATCCATCGATTGTATCGTCATAGACTTATTTCTCGAACAGAAAAGCGGGTTTTCGTTTATTGCCGAAATCACCTCCCAAGACAGTCATCCTCTGATTATTGCAACATTTTCAGCCGCTTGCGCCCCAAAGTTCAATATTAGAAGATTTGCCCATTTGCTGGGGGCGTCTTACGCCTTCGAAAAACCCCTTAACCCCAGGTTATTTCTTCAGGCCATTGGTGATCTGGTGTCATACATTCGCATTGAGCGAGACAAAGGCTATTAA
- a CDS encoding PAS domain S-box protein, whose product MMSSNQMAELIRNKDWTDTPLGDRANWPPQLKTSVQIILDSRFPMFIWWGEHQINIYNDAYIPMLGNRHPEALGECASKIWADIWEVIDPQVQMVFQEGRATWNEDLPLFMSRYGFLEETFFSFSYSPIKNDQGMVVGLFCAVTEETGRVLKGRRLDTLRQISKVTERSESVEEVCRLSADVLARSSLDIPFSLIYLWDAEERHVCLRAQSGLAPESSLVPNRLEVDGDNFYPRPWWPVSFSPRWEEAAFSITVDLGASAGVWPEPCRQGMVLPLPSWEREKKAGYLVVGTSPRLAVNGRYFEFLNLLANGISGSINRAQALAEERKRNEALAELNRAKTEFFSNVSHEFRTPLTLILGSLDEAMHPTTFPTAPAVAVAHRNALRMLKLVNTLLDFSSLEAGRMKALFEPVDVSGLTSDLASTFESAMKKAGLEFIVSCSTLSQPVYVDRSSWEKIILNLLSNALKFTLQGRVYVEVIPHAEGVDVRVGDSGVGMNRETLSHVFERFFRAKEALGRTFEGTGIGLALVKELVEMHGGKVHVESEPGEGSVFTVRVPFGFHHLPPEQVSHTSTKPTDERLAKSFILESEQWAGGIDHEPSGQKVLQDERDSVQKTDRSRPIILLVEDNRDMRDYMTRLLRADYEVVSACDGLEALEQVHMVHPHLILSDIMMPRIDGLELLKRIRSNRDLQSTPFIFLSARAGQEAQVDGLLTGADDYLVKPFSAAELLARVKKTLVLTTMRRAAIEYESRFQHLAHHPDVMTWITEADGNCIFLSQTWYDFTGQTEETGLGEGWMTAIHPHDRSSIQQAFYEANRKRQSVRLEYRLRSAKGEYHYVLDSASPRFESDGGYLGYVGLVLDLSYQKEMEEQQRESEERFRTLANTISQFAWMADSTGWIFWYNARWYEYTGTTLKDMEGWGWKTVHHPDHVDRVVEKISRCFQTGEIWEDTFPLKSKDGEYRWFLSRAVPIRDQNGKVVRWIGTNTDITELKTMQEQLQHLTAKLESRIARRTEELRHNQSRLQSLIGELILTEQRERRRIAEELHDFLAQLLVACRLRVSSLEQMVSASGGLVSVLQEIDRILDQSLGYTRSLVAQLVPSVLYQFGLLEALRWLAEDMKEYGLSVEVQMDRDHLTLTENEAVLLFQSVRELMLNVVKHAGVNRVCLAVTLSSPEEVCIEIADQGKGFDLHLIEQHSHSSNQFGLFSIRERMSLLGGRMVIDSTSGSGTRIRLYASLPDQARPNAAFSSLAPAPMVVTEISQESSPERSSGF is encoded by the coding sequence ATGATGTCATCAAACCAGATGGCAGAACTCATCCGGAATAAGGATTGGACGGATACTCCCTTGGGAGATAGAGCCAACTGGCCCCCTCAGCTCAAAACCTCCGTCCAAATAATTCTGGATTCGAGATTTCCTATGTTTATCTGGTGGGGAGAGCATCAGATCAATATTTATAACGATGCCTATATCCCGATGTTGGGAAATCGGCATCCGGAGGCCTTGGGGGAATGTGCCTCGAAAATTTGGGCAGATATTTGGGAGGTCATTGATCCGCAAGTGCAAATGGTGTTTCAGGAAGGTCGAGCAACCTGGAATGAAGACCTTCCGCTTTTTATGAGCAGATACGGGTTTTTGGAAGAAACCTTTTTTTCTTTTTCGTACAGTCCGATCAAGAACGATCAGGGCATGGTCGTGGGTCTCTTCTGTGCCGTGACCGAAGAAACAGGTCGAGTCTTAAAGGGGCGAAGACTCGACACCCTCCGGCAAATTTCCAAGGTCACCGAACGGTCAGAGTCGGTTGAAGAAGTCTGCCGGTTGTCGGCGGATGTTCTTGCCCGGAGTTCGCTGGATATCCCCTTCAGTTTGATATATCTATGGGACGCTGAAGAGCGTCATGTGTGTTTGAGGGCACAGTCGGGATTGGCGCCGGAATCCTCCCTTGTTCCGAATCGCCTGGAGGTGGATGGAGATAATTTTTATCCACGGCCGTGGTGGCCGGTGTCCTTTTCGCCCAGGTGGGAGGAGGCCGCGTTTTCCATTACGGTTGATTTGGGTGCTTCTGCAGGAGTCTGGCCGGAGCCCTGTCGGCAGGGCATGGTCTTACCTTTACCATCGTGGGAGCGAGAAAAAAAAGCCGGATATCTGGTTGTGGGGACCAGTCCGAGATTAGCGGTGAATGGGAGATATTTTGAGTTTCTGAACTTGCTCGCCAACGGGATTTCCGGTTCTATCAACCGGGCGCAGGCGCTGGCCGAAGAGCGGAAACGGAATGAAGCATTGGCGGAACTGAATCGTGCCAAAACAGAATTTTTCAGCAACGTGAGCCACGAGTTTCGAACGCCGCTGACACTGATTCTCGGTTCCTTGGATGAGGCGATGCACCCGACCACTTTCCCCACGGCTCCGGCTGTGGCGGTGGCCCACCGGAATGCTTTGCGGATGCTAAAGTTGGTGAACACGCTATTGGACTTTTCCAGCCTGGAAGCGGGCCGGATGAAGGCACTATTTGAACCGGTGGATGTAAGCGGATTGACAAGTGACCTGGCTTCGACATTTGAATCGGCCATGAAAAAAGCCGGCCTGGAATTTATTGTGTCCTGTTCCACGCTGTCTCAACCGGTCTATGTTGATCGAAGTTCCTGGGAAAAAATCATTCTGAACCTGCTTTCTAATGCTCTGAAATTCACGCTGCAAGGACGGGTTTACGTGGAAGTCATTCCTCATGCGGAAGGCGTGGATGTTCGGGTTGGGGATTCCGGGGTCGGTATGAATCGGGAGACGCTTTCTCATGTGTTTGAGCGTTTTTTTAGGGCCAAGGAAGCCTTGGGACGAACATTTGAAGGAACCGGAATCGGTCTGGCCTTGGTGAAAGAGTTGGTGGAAATGCATGGCGGGAAGGTTCATGTTGAGAGTGAACCCGGAGAGGGAAGTGTGTTTACCGTGAGGGTCCCCTTCGGCTTTCATCACCTCCCGCCGGAGCAGGTAAGCCACACGTCCACGAAACCAACCGACGAGCGTTTAGCGAAGTCTTTCATTCTGGAATCCGAACAGTGGGCGGGAGGAATCGATCATGAGCCGTCCGGTCAAAAAGTTCTCCAGGATGAAAGAGATTCCGTTCAGAAGACGGATCGCTCACGTCCCATCATTTTATTGGTGGAAGACAATCGAGATATGCGGGACTATATGACGCGATTATTGCGGGCGGACTATGAGGTGGTTTCTGCATGTGATGGGCTGGAAGCCTTGGAGCAGGTTCACATGGTCCATCCCCATCTTATTCTGAGTGATATCATGATGCCTCGCATTGATGGGCTCGAGTTGCTTAAACGGATTCGGTCCAATCGGGACCTGCAATCGACGCCGTTTATTTTCCTCTCGGCAAGGGCCGGTCAGGAGGCGCAGGTGGATGGACTGCTGACCGGTGCGGATGACTATCTGGTCAAACCGTTTTCGGCGGCAGAACTGCTGGCCAGAGTGAAAAAAACACTGGTATTGACAACGATGCGTCGTGCTGCGATCGAATATGAATCCCGCTTCCAGCATCTGGCTCACCACCCCGATGTCATGACCTGGATCACAGAAGCAGACGGGAATTGTATCTTTCTCAGTCAAACCTGGTATGACTTTACCGGTCAGACGGAGGAAACCGGCCTGGGTGAGGGATGGATGACGGCTATTCATCCTCACGATCGTTCATCCATTCAACAGGCGTTTTACGAAGCGAACAGAAAAAGACAATCCGTTCGACTGGAATATCGTCTTCGGAGTGCAAAGGGTGAGTATCACTACGTTCTGGATTCCGCCTCTCCCCGCTTTGAATCGGACGGCGGCTATCTGGGGTATGTCGGTTTGGTGCTGGATCTTTCCTATCAAAAAGAGATGGAAGAACAACAGCGGGAAAGTGAAGAACGGTTTCGCACGCTTGCCAATACGATTTCTCAATTTGCCTGGATGGCCGACTCGACGGGATGGATTTTTTGGTACAACGCACGTTGGTACGAGTATACCGGTACCACGCTCAAGGACATGGAAGGGTGGGGGTGGAAGACTGTCCATCATCCTGATCATGTCGACCGGGTGGTTGAGAAAATCAGCCGATGTTTTCAGACGGGTGAAATATGGGAAGACACCTTTCCTCTCAAGAGCAAGGACGGAGAATACCGGTGGTTCCTTTCCCGGGCCGTACCGATTCGGGATCAGAATGGGAAGGTGGTGCGATGGATTGGCACCAATACGGACATTACCGAATTAAAAACGATGCAGGAGCAACTCCAACATCTGACAGCCAAATTGGAAAGTCGAATTGCCCGACGCACGGAGGAACTGCGCCATAACCAATCTCGCCTTCAATCGCTCATCGGGGAGCTGATTCTGACGGAACAGCGGGAACGACGCAGGATTGCGGAGGAACTTCATGATTTTTTGGCTCAGCTCCTTGTGGCCTGCCGGTTACGGGTCAGTAGCCTGGAGCAAATGGTGAGTGCTTCGGGGGGTCTGGTTTCTGTTCTTCAAGAAATTGATCGCATTCTCGATCAATCGTTGGGCTATACGCGCTCTCTGGTCGCTCAACTGGTCCCGTCGGTGCTGTATCAATTCGGGTTGTTAGAGGCCTTGCGGTGGTTGGCCGAGGATATGAAGGAATATGGGCTCTCTGTGGAAGTTCAAATGGATCGTGACCATCTGACCCTCACGGAGAATGAGGCGGTGCTCCTGTTTCAATCCGTTCGTGAACTTATGCTGAACGTAGTGAAACATGCAGGTGTGAACAGGGTGTGCTTGGCTGTCACCCTTTCCTCACCGGAGGAGGTCTGCATCGAAATTGCGGATCAAGGCAAAGGATTCGATCTTCACCTCATCGAACAACACAGCCATTCCTCCAATCAATTCGGACTGTTCAGTATTCGGGAACGTATGTCTTTATTAGGTGGGCGGATGGTCATAGACTCAACTTCCGGTTCAGGGACACGCATCCGCCTGTATGCATCCCTGCCCGATCAGGCGCGACCGAATGCGGCCTTTTCTTCTCTGGCTCCGGCCCCGATGGTGGTTACGGAGATCAGTCAGGAATCAAGTCCGGAAAGGTCGTCAGGATTTTGA
- a CDS encoding response regulator transcription factor, translating into MDDHAVVRQGLRSLLGAFSDIEVVGEAGDGIEAIRLTASLQPDVVVMDINMPKMNGIEATRQIRHHHPGIHVIGLSVRQDKETEQAMRGAGAAAYLSKESAGQELYRLIVQIVCMHQKFS; encoded by the coding sequence GTGGATGATCATGCCGTGGTTCGGCAGGGTTTGCGAAGTCTGCTGGGCGCCTTTTCCGACATTGAGGTCGTGGGGGAAGCCGGGGATGGGATAGAGGCTATCCGTCTGACAGCATCTCTGCAACCCGATGTAGTGGTCATGGATATCAATATGCCCAAAATGAATGGTATTGAAGCCACCAGGCAGATTCGTCATCACCACCCTGGGATTCACGTAATCGGATTATCGGTTCGTCAGGATAAGGAAACGGAGCAAGCTATGCGTGGAGCCGGTGCAGCGGCATATTTATCCAAAGAGTCTGCCGGCCAGGAACTCTATCGCCTGATTGTTCAAATCGTCTGCATGCATCAAAAATTCAGTTGA
- a CDS encoding BON domain-containing protein, whose product MPVLFHIAIFALSFGLMVGLGIAEEDVENTAEVTGEGAEEVDDTRVAVAVKNRFSRVDPKSFSSIEVTVKHGVVTLTGTADSLWTQQRATELPQTIRGVRGVIDRLSVGPVGRIDDSVLEKHLTYLFDENPVVERDNIHLDVQNGVLTLKGRVHSRQEKQTALNLAKMVKGIVELRDLLNVEGVRDRPDSVLKEEIIHRLVFDVWVVRPSLLKVQVKKGHAILTGQVGSAYEKGRVAELAWVEGVHDVDVSGITVNWVSPDPMLRTQRPIFSDQEVSNAIQGVLAYDRRVAPFHIHVSVKNGTVTLEGNVPFLSIRREAEQNANNTVGVQSVKNLITVQSNATPKDADVQARLLEAFSRDPVLEQFTLGAVVKKGAVLLTGTVNSIYERNHAENVASRIQGVKSLTNQISFSTSEIKKSDWEIQLDFENQVWWSPFLSSQDIVATVEDGRATLSGSVQHIHQRLIAEQQAFEAGASTVINRLRVGNSPGSAESSSPRIPAGR is encoded by the coding sequence ATGCCGGTGCTGTTCCATATTGCCATATTTGCTTTGTCCTTTGGTCTGATGGTCGGCTTGGGAATAGCCGAAGAGGATGTGGAAAACACCGCCGAGGTTACGGGAGAAGGGGCTGAAGAGGTTGATGATACCCGTGTGGCCGTGGCCGTGAAAAATCGATTTTCTCGAGTCGATCCAAAGTCATTTTCTTCAATCGAAGTCACGGTTAAACATGGGGTCGTCACTCTCACCGGGACTGCGGATAGTCTTTGGACGCAACAGCGTGCCACAGAACTTCCGCAGACTATTCGGGGGGTTCGGGGAGTGATCGACCGCCTTTCAGTAGGACCGGTCGGCAGGATCGATGATTCGGTTCTCGAAAAGCACCTGACATACCTGTTCGATGAAAATCCTGTGGTGGAGCGCGATAACATTCATCTTGATGTTCAAAATGGGGTCCTCACCTTGAAGGGACGGGTGCACTCCAGACAAGAAAAACAGACTGCGCTCAATTTAGCAAAAATGGTCAAAGGCATCGTCGAGCTGCGGGACCTACTGAATGTGGAGGGTGTTCGAGACAGGCCGGATTCGGTCCTGAAGGAGGAAATCATTCATCGTCTGGTATTCGACGTCTGGGTGGTACGTCCATCCTTATTAAAGGTTCAGGTGAAAAAAGGGCATGCGATTCTGACAGGACAAGTGGGAAGCGCCTACGAAAAAGGCCGGGTGGCCGAATTGGCGTGGGTTGAGGGTGTCCATGACGTAGATGTGAGCGGTATCACCGTCAATTGGGTGTCGCCGGATCCGATGCTGCGTACTCAGCGTCCCATCTTTTCGGATCAGGAAGTTTCCAATGCCATTCAAGGGGTGCTGGCTTATGACCGCCGCGTGGCTCCCTTTCACATCCACGTGTCGGTAAAAAATGGGACCGTGACCCTGGAGGGCAATGTGCCTTTTCTGTCCATCAGACGTGAGGCTGAACAAAATGCGAATAACACCGTCGGGGTCCAATCCGTGAAGAACCTCATCACGGTCCAGTCTAACGCGACTCCTAAGGATGCCGATGTTCAGGCCCGGTTATTGGAGGCGTTTTCACGAGATCCTGTCTTGGAGCAGTTCACGCTTGGGGCCGTGGTGAAGAAGGGAGCCGTCCTGCTCACGGGGACCGTCAATTCGATTTATGAACGAAACCATGCCGAAAACGTGGCTTCCCGGATTCAAGGGGTGAAGAGCCTGACCAATCAAATCAGTTTTTCCACATCTGAAATCAAAAAATCTGATTGGGAAATTCAACTGGATTTCGAAAACCAGGTGTGGTGGAGCCCATTCTTATCGAGCCAGGATATCGTGGCGACGGTGGAAGATGGCAGGGCGACCTTGTCCGGTTCCGTGCAGCATATTCACCAACGTCTCATTGCCGAACAGCAGGCTTTTGAAGCCGGGGCGTCGACCGTGATTAATCGGTTGCGGGTTGGAAACTCTCCAGGTTCCGCGGAATCATCAAGTCCAAGGATTCCTGCCGGACGTTGA
- a CDS encoding STAS domain-containing protein: MKCTISTPGQLVVLTLTVDLSINTPNLSRTDLLLDHVVSSPISLLIIDFRNLSCVNSIGSWTLFQIVFKAREQKKAVYLYNLQPALQPHLKEAGILEMAHVINTREDLGNLLHGNYRLPESGAKISLKEEQVSSASMSSV; the protein is encoded by the coding sequence ATGAAATGCACCATTAGCACTCCTGGCCAACTCGTGGTCCTCACCCTCACGGTAGATCTCAGTATCAACACACCCAATTTGAGCCGAACAGATTTATTATTGGACCACGTGGTATCGTCACCGATTTCCTTACTTATAATAGATTTTAGGAACTTGTCTTGTGTGAATTCAATTGGGTCTTGGACCCTCTTCCAGATCGTGTTCAAAGCCAGGGAGCAAAAAAAGGCTGTCTATCTGTACAACCTCCAACCTGCCTTACAACCACATTTGAAAGAGGCAGGAATACTTGAAATGGCCCACGTGATTAACACCAGAGAAGATTTGGGGAATTTATTACACGGAAATTACCGACTTCCGGAGTCAGGCGCGAAAATTTCTTTAAAGGAGGAACAGGTTTCTTCTGCCAGCATGTCATCGGTGTAA